From Anopheles cruzii unplaced genomic scaffold, idAnoCruzAS_RS32_06 scaffold01136_ctg1, whole genome shotgun sequence, one genomic window encodes:
- the LOC128276411 gene encoding cuticle protein 16.5-like, with amino-acid sequence MAFKIVVLFATLALASAGYLEPEHHHQVSYGAAPVAHHYSSAPAVSYSSITRHDSPAKVAVAKTVAYAAEPSVHYAAPLTKTLAYAEPSVHYAAPLTKTYSVHEPTLKTVVAQPAPLYAKTVYAQEPAHVYAHGAKTVAYAAPQVHYQAAPQVHYQAPTLLKNVEYSKTLAYAPQYVSQPTYTKTLVAEPQPLYHHHHSAPVYAHGAPVVATKTLGYAEPHVSHVSYADNSAHYAW; translated from the exons ATGGCCTTTAAG ATTGTTGTTCTGTTCGCCACACTGGCCCTCGCCAGCGCTGGCTACCTCGAGCCGGAACATCACCATCAGGTGTCGTACGGTGCGGCCCCGGTCGCCCACCACTACTCGTCCGCTCCGGCCGTGAGCTACAGCTCGATCACTCGCCACGACTCACCGGCGAAGGTGGCCGTCGCCAAGACGGTGGCGTACGCCGCCGAGCCCTCGGTGCACTATGCCGCCCCGCTCACCAAGACCCTGGCCTACGCTGAACCGTCGGTCCACTACGCGGCGCCCCTCACGAAGACCTACTCCGTGCACGAGCCCACCCTGAAGACGGTCGTTGCCCAGCCAGCGCCGCTGTACGCCAAGACCGTGTACGCCCAGGAACCGGCCCATGTCTACGCCCATGGCGCCAAGACGGTGGCTTATGCCGCGCCGCAGGTCCACTACCAGGCCGCGCCCCAGGTCCACTATCAGGCCCCGACGCTGCTGAAGAACGTGGAGTACAGCAAGACCCTCGCCTATGCCCCGCAGTACGTGTCGCAGCCGACCTACACCAAAACTCTGGTCGCCGAGCCGCAGCCTCTgtaccaccatcaccacagcGCGCCGGTCTACGCCCATGGCGCTCCGGTTGTGGCCACCAAGACCCTCGGCTACGCCGAGCCGCACGTGTCGCACGTCAGCTACGCCGACAACAGTGCCCACTACGCCTGGTAA